Sequence from the Methanobrevibacter arboriphilus genome:
AGAAAGTTACTAATTCTGAAGACTATGGGGTTTATTGGGATATAAATAAAGGAAATTATTGGAAACATATTTTTGAACGTTTTCAAGAAGATCCTGAATATTGGAAAGAAAAAAAGAATTTAAAATGGATTTTTGATTTAAAATTGTAACATATAATAATTTTAAAAACATATATTTAAAAACATATATTTAAAATTATATTTAAAAATATATAATTTAAAAAGATATATAGTAATTTTAAATTATCAATATTCTTTATTTATCCTTGTTTAGCTATACAAAATCTACAAACTGCTTTTAAGTTCCCTACATTGTTATTTTTCACAGGACAATAATAAGTTCCATTTTCATATCTAACTTTAGTATGTCCTGGGAATATACTTCCTACATGATGAATTGGTTCATCTAAAATAAAAGTTGTGTAAATACAGATTAGATAGTATATTAGTCTTTGAACTTTTGTTCCATTTTCTTTACTTTCTAGTTTAGTTTTTATTTTATCTTTTTCATTTTTTTCTACTTCATTCTCTAATTTAATTTCTTCATTATTCTCTAACTTATTTTCTACTTTATTTTCTACTTTATTTTTTATTTTACTTTTTATTTTATTTTCTACTTTTCTTTGATCATCTTGTTTTTTAAAGTAATCAATAGCTTTTAAAAAGGTTTTTTTATTAATATTATCTTTATAATCTTTATTGTCCTTTTTTATATCTTTTATTCGCATATAAAAGTTTTTTACATATATATCATCAAAATGACCTTTATACTCCTCTTGAACATATTTACATGATTCTCTAAATTTAGATGTTGAATTCATAATATCAAAAACAGAAACGTTTTCAGCCCATTTTTTTAAAATTTTTAATATATCATTTTTAGATATTTCATCATTAGTTTCTAATGATTTTAAATCTTCAAATAGCATTTTTTCACACTTTTTATTAAATATTTCATTAAATATTTTCTTATCAATTATATCTTAATAAACTCATCGATTAACATC
This genomic interval carries:
- a CDS encoding DUF2115 family protein → MLFEDLKSLETNDEISKNDILKILKKWAENVSVFDIMNSTSKFRESCKYVQEEYKGHFDDIYVKNFYMRIKDIKKDNKDYKDNINKKTFLKAIDYFKKQDDQRKVENKIKSKIKNKVENKVENKLENNEEIKLENEVEKNEKDKIKTKLESKENGTKVQRLIYYLICIYTTFILDEPIHHVGSIFPGHTKVRYENGTYYCPVKNNNVGNLKAVCRFCIAKQG